Proteins co-encoded in one Leptodactylus fuscus isolate aLepFus1 chromosome 4, aLepFus1.hap2, whole genome shotgun sequence genomic window:
- the ACKR4 gene encoding atypical chemokine receptor 4 has translation MTQHLTMTTVTTTEIYEDYNHTAFDYDSYEELCMKHDIRKFASVFLPAFYSVTFVVGIAGNSLVVAIYAYYKKMKTKTDVYLLNLAVADLLLLFTLPFWAVDASIGWQFGKAMCKITSALYTVNFGSGMLFLACISLDRYFAVLKVTTNQNFRRRCWAICLFVWITSVLLSIPDLQFSEVKNHNGKPACLPTYPKDSVKEVTAFIQILETVCCFVIPFIIMLFCYSSMAKVLIKTPNIKRSRSLKVLLVVVGMFLITQLPYNAIKFWRAIDIVYALITNCQISKTIDIMMQVTSSMALFHCCLNPLLYAYMGTTFKSYVTKTVKKVGSWRRQKTQSVEEYSLNSDNHVEETNSFSI, from the coding sequence ATGACTCAACACTTGACCATGACAACAGTGACAACAACAGAAATCTATGAAGATTACAACCACACTGCTTTCGACTATGATAGTTACGAAGAACTGTGCATGAAGCATGACATCCGGAAATTTGCTTCAGTTTTCCTCCCAGCATTCTACTCTGTAACATTTGTGGTTGGCATAGCTGGCAATTCCTTAGTAGTTGCCATTTATGCCTATTATAAGAAAATGAAAACTAAGACGGATGTCTATCTGCTGAATCTAGCCGTAGCAGATCTCTTGCTGCTCTTCACGCTTCCATTTTGGGCCGTAGATGCTTCCATTGGTTGGCAGTTTGGAAAAGCAATGTGCAAGATAAcctctgctctgtatactgtaaacTTTGGCTCCGGTATGCTATTCCTGGCTTGCATTAGCTTGGACAGGTATTTTGCTGTGCTTAAAGTGACGACCAATCAAAATTTCAGAAGAAGATGCTGGGCGATTTGCCTTTTTGTATGGATCACTTCAGTGTTGCTGAGCATCCCCGATTTACAATTCAGTGAGGTAAAGAACCACAATGGAAAGCCAGCCTGCCTACCAACATACCCTAAAGATTCGGTAAAAGAGGTCACTGCCTTCATTCAGATTCTGGAAACCGTGTGCTGCTTTGTCATTCCTTTCATTATCATGCTGTTCTGCTATTCTTCTATGGCCAAAGTCCTTATTAAAACCCCAAACATCAAAAGATCTCGCTCACTGAAGGTCTTATTGGTCGTGGTGGGAATGTTTCTtataacgcagctgccatataaTGCTATCAAATTCTGGAGGGCCATTGATATTGTATACGCCTTGATAACAAATTGCCAAATCAGCAAAACTATAGACATAATGATGCAGGTGACAAGCAGTATGGCCTTATTTCACTGCTGCCTCAATCCACTACTATATGCTTACATGGGGACCACATTTAAATCCTACGTTACTAAGACCGTGAAAAAGGTTGGCTCTTGGAGAAGACAAAAAACTCAAAGTGTTGAGGAGTATTCATTGAATTCGGACAATCATGTAGAAGAAACAAACAGTTTTTCTATCTAA